A single Lactuca sativa cultivar Salinas chromosome 8, Lsat_Salinas_v11, whole genome shotgun sequence DNA region contains:
- the LOC111906702 gene encoding nicotianamine aminotransferase 1 isoform X1 codes for MVKEEWRFKANNEVHAAASLTMRNILELIMGNIDVTQTGKPMIHLGHGDPSVYPCFRTSPVVEDALVEAIRSANFNCYATGAGIDPARRAIAEYLSRDIPYTLKTDDVLLTVGAEHAIHVLLTVLAYPGANILFPRPNYPTYEARARFSSLEVRHFDLLPEKGWEVDLDGVKRLADDKTVAIVLINPGNPSGSVFTYEHMQKIAETARELGILVIADEVYAHQVFGEKPFIPMGVFGAIAPVVTIGTLSKRWIVPGWRFGWIAVTDPVGVLHKTGIVSSLKSCLVISAEPPTVIQGAIPRILKSTPESFFVNINKLLKEAADMFYERLKEIPLLACPHKPEGSMFVLVKLNLSGFYDVVDDTDFCMKLAKEESMILLPGDAVGLKNWLRVSFAAEPKVLEDAIGRLKAFCLRHAKHY; via the exons aTGGTGAAAGAAGAATGGCGTTTTAAGGCGAACAATGAAGTACATGCAGCTGCATCTTTGACAATGAGAAACATCCTTGAATTAATCATGGGTAACATCGACGTTACACAGACAGGAAAACCGATGATTCATCTTGGACATGGTGATCCTTCAGTTTACCCTTGCTTTCGAACATCTCCAGTAGTAGAAGATGCTCTAGTGGAAGCCATTCGATCTGCTAACTTCAACTGTTATGCTACTGGAGCCGGAATTGATCCTGCAAGAAG gGCTATTGCCGAGTATCTGTCGAGAGATATTCCTTACACATTAAAAACCGATGATGTTTTGCTTACTGTTGGAGCAGAACATGCTATTCATGTGTTACTAACTGTTCTTGCTTACCCTGGTGCAAATATACTCTTTCCTAGACCTAATTATCCGACATATGAAGCTCGAGCCAGATTTAGTTCACTCGAGGTGCGTCATTTTGATCTCCTCCCAGAGAAAGGTTGGGAAGTTGATCTTGATGGTGTCAAAAGATTGGCAGATGATAAAACTGTAGCTATAGTTCTCATCAACCCAGGGAATCCTTCTGGAAGTGTTTTCACATATGAGCATATGCAAAAG ATTGCAGAAACAGCAAGAGAACTTGGAATTCTGGTGATTGCAGACGAAGTTTATGCCCATCAAGTCTTCGGAGAAAAACCCTTTATCCCCATGGGAGTATTTGGTGCAATAGCGCCTGTTGTGACGATTGGGACGTTGTCAAAACGATGGATCGTTCCTGGGTGGCGTTTTGGTTGGATTGCAGTAACTGATCCAGTTGGCGTTCTTCACAAAACTGGG ATTGTTAGTTCCCTGAAGAGTTGCCTAGTGATATCGGCAGAACCCCCCACTGTTATTCAG GGAGCTATTCCTCGCATACTGAAGAGCACACCGGAATCATTCTTCGTGAATATTAACAAGTTACTAAAAGAAGCAGCTGATATGTTTTATGAGAGACTTAAGGAGATACCCCTTCTTGCATGCCCACACAAACCCGAAGGATCTATGTTTGTCCTG GTGAAGTTAAATCTATCAGGGTTTTATGATGTAGTTGATGATACAGACTTCTGTATGAAGTTGGCTAAAGAGGAATCCATGATCCTTCTACCAG GGGATGCTGTTGGCTTAAAAAACTGGCTTCGAGTGAGTTTTGCAGCAGAGCCAAAGGTACTAGAAGATGCCATTGGGAGGCTGAAAGCTTTTTGTTTGAGGCATGCAAAACATTATTAG
- the LOC111906702 gene encoding nicotianamine aminotransferase 1 isoform X2, whose amino-acid sequence MVKEEWRFKANNEVHAAASLTMRNILELIMGNIDVTQTGKPMIHLGHGDPSVYPCFRTSPVVEDALVEAIRSANFNCYATGAGIDPARRPNYPTYEARARFSSLEVRHFDLLPEKGWEVDLDGVKRLADDKTVAIVLINPGNPSGSVFTYEHMQKIAETARELGILVIADEVYAHQVFGEKPFIPMGVFGAIAPVVTIGTLSKRWIVPGWRFGWIAVTDPVGVLHKTGIVSSLKSCLVISAEPPTVIQGAIPRILKSTPESFFVNINKLLKEAADMFYERLKEIPLLACPHKPEGSMFVLVKLNLSGFYDVVDDTDFCMKLAKEESMILLPGDAVGLKNWLRVSFAAEPKVLEDAIGRLKAFCLRHAKHY is encoded by the exons aTGGTGAAAGAAGAATGGCGTTTTAAGGCGAACAATGAAGTACATGCAGCTGCATCTTTGACAATGAGAAACATCCTTGAATTAATCATGGGTAACATCGACGTTACACAGACAGGAAAACCGATGATTCATCTTGGACATGGTGATCCTTCAGTTTACCCTTGCTTTCGAACATCTCCAGTAGTAGAAGATGCTCTAGTGGAAGCCATTCGATCTGCTAACTTCAACTGTTATGCTACTGGAGCCGGAATTGATCCTGCAAGAAG ACCTAATTATCCGACATATGAAGCTCGAGCCAGATTTAGTTCACTCGAGGTGCGTCATTTTGATCTCCTCCCAGAGAAAGGTTGGGAAGTTGATCTTGATGGTGTCAAAAGATTGGCAGATGATAAAACTGTAGCTATAGTTCTCATCAACCCAGGGAATCCTTCTGGAAGTGTTTTCACATATGAGCATATGCAAAAG ATTGCAGAAACAGCAAGAGAACTTGGAATTCTGGTGATTGCAGACGAAGTTTATGCCCATCAAGTCTTCGGAGAAAAACCCTTTATCCCCATGGGAGTATTTGGTGCAATAGCGCCTGTTGTGACGATTGGGACGTTGTCAAAACGATGGATCGTTCCTGGGTGGCGTTTTGGTTGGATTGCAGTAACTGATCCAGTTGGCGTTCTTCACAAAACTGGG ATTGTTAGTTCCCTGAAGAGTTGCCTAGTGATATCGGCAGAACCCCCCACTGTTATTCAG GGAGCTATTCCTCGCATACTGAAGAGCACACCGGAATCATTCTTCGTGAATATTAACAAGTTACTAAAAGAAGCAGCTGATATGTTTTATGAGAGACTTAAGGAGATACCCCTTCTTGCATGCCCACACAAACCCGAAGGATCTATGTTTGTCCTG GTGAAGTTAAATCTATCAGGGTTTTATGATGTAGTTGATGATACAGACTTCTGTATGAAGTTGGCTAAAGAGGAATCCATGATCCTTCTACCAG GGGATGCTGTTGGCTTAAAAAACTGGCTTCGAGTGAGTTTTGCAGCAGAGCCAAAGGTACTAGAAGATGCCATTGGGAGGCTGAAAGCTTTTTGTTTGAGGCATGCAAAACATTATTAG